The proteins below come from a single Oncorhynchus keta strain PuntledgeMale-10-30-2019 chromosome 1, Oket_V2, whole genome shotgun sequence genomic window:
- the LOC118389989 gene encoding transducin-like enhancer protein 1 isoform X3 — translation MFPQNRPPAPLQPPPGSSGSAAAASGTPQALKLTYPETLDRIKEEFQFLQTQYHSLKMECEKLATEKTEIQRHYVMYYEMSYGLNIEMHKQTEIAKRLNVICAQLIPFLSQEHQQQVVQAMERAKQVTMGELNASIGQQLQAQHLSQHVAQGLQGLQGLQMGPHPGGLPHPGLALGGGSGLLALSGALGAQLAAKEGHERAHMEAAAAAASTEHHRDREAGPSSMSNGDKGRSADYLSNGKKRKADEKEFMTDYGSDADKSDDNLVVDEDPSSPRSVHSYSSRENGLDKLPPSRKDALPQASPASLASSSSQASPSRSKDREPPREKSSTPGMKPGTPHSSQDSSTPGPSAPPQFRPLPGKPGVDPLALGLRNPLAVQGAYPPGAFGLPPPGVNGELAGAAAAYGAGLHLVSPQMNGSVAAVAAGYGRSAVVGYESPHPHMRVPGLPASLQSAASGKPAYSFHVSADGQMQPVPFPPDALLGPGIPRHARQIHTLNHGEVVCAVTISTSTRHVYTGGKGCVKVWDISQPGSKSAMAQLDCLNRDNYIRSCKLLPDGRTLIVGGEASTLSIWDLATPTPRIKAELTSSAPACYALAISPDNKVCFSCCSDGNIVVWDLHNQTLVRQFQGHTDGASCIDISNDGTKLWTGGLDNTVRCWDLREGRQLQQHDFTSQIFSLGYCPTGEWLAVGMESSNVEVLHVSKPDKYQLHLHESCVLSLKFAYCGKWFVSTGKDNLLNAWRTPYGSSIFQSKESSSVLSCDISPDDQFIVTGSGDKKATVYEVIY, via the exons GCACCTCTACAGCCACCCCCTGGGTCCTCGGGGTCGGCAGCTGCAGCTTCGGGAACACCCCAGGCCCTGAAGCTCACATACCCAGAGACCCTGGACCGCATCAAGGAGGAGTTCCAGTTCCTCCAGACCCAGTACCACAG CCTGAAAATGGAGTGTGAGAAACTGGCCACAGAGAAGACTGAGATCCAGAGACACTACGTCATG TATTACGAGATGTCCTACGGCCTTAATATTGAAATGCACAAACAG ACAGAGATCGCCAAGCGGCTGAACGTGATCTGTGCCCAGCTCATCCCTTTCCTGTCACAGGAG CACCAACAACAGGTGGTCCAGGCCATGGAGCGCGCCAAGCAGGTGACTATGGGGGAGTTAAATGCGTCTATAGGG caaCAGCTGCAGGCGCAGCACCTCTCTCAGCACGTGGCCCAGGGCCTGCAGGGCCTGCAGGGCCTGCAAATGGGGCCACACCCTGGGGGCCTCCCTCACCCTGGCCTGGCGCTGGGCGGTGGGTCTGGCCTACTGGCCCTGTCCGGTGCCCTGGGGGCCCAGCTGGCTGCCAAAGAGGGCCATGAGAGGGCCCACATGGAGGCTGCTGCGGCTGCAGCCTCCACAGAGCACCACAGAG ACCGCGAGGCTGGACCG AGCTCTATGTCCAACGGGGATAAGGGCCGTTCAGCAGACTACCTCAGCAATGGGAAGAAGAGGAAAGCTGACGAGAAGGAGTTCATGACAGATTAT GGCAGCGATGCGGATAAGAGTGATGATAATttggtggtggatgag GACCCCTCATCCCCCCGCAGTGTGCACTCCTACTCGTCCAGAGAAAACGGCCTGGACAAACTGCCCCCCTCCCGGAAAGACGCCCTTCCCCAGGCCAGCCCCGCCTCCCTGGCCTCCTCCAGCAGCCAAGCCTCGCCCTCCCGCAGCAAGGACCGGGAGCCGCCG AGGGAGAAGTCCAGTACCCCAGGTATGAAGCCAGGCACCCCCCACAGTTCCCAGGACTCCTCCACCCCCGGCCCCAGTGCCCCCCCACAGTTCCGCCCCCTCCCTGGCAAACCTGGCGTTGACCCTCTGG CTCTAGGTCTGAGGAACCCTCTGGCGGTGCAGGGGGCGTACCCCCCCGGGGCGTTTGGCCTGCCCCCTCCAGGGGTGAATGGGGAACTGGCGGGGGCAGCAGCAGCCTACGGGGCTGGGCTCCACCTGGTCTCCCCCCAGATGAATGGCTCTGTAGCCGCAGTAGCAGCTGGATACGGACGATCAGCAGTG GTGGGTTATGAGTCTCCTCACCCCCACATGAGGGTCCCAGGGTTACCCGCCAGCCTGCAGTCTGCTGCCTCAGGAAAGCC tgcttactctttCCACGTCAGTGCGGATGGACAGATGCAGCCAGTTCCTTTCCCTCCGGATGCTCTGCTGGGCCCGGGCATCCCACGACATGCCCGTCAGATCCACACTCTGAACCACGGAGAGGTGGTGTGTGCCGTCACCATCAGCACCTCCACACGCCACGTCTACACCGGCGGCAAGGGCTGTGTCAAGGTGTGGGACATCAGCCAGCCTGGCAGCAAGAGTGCCATGGCCCAGCTCGACTGTCTG AATAGGGATAACTACATCCGTTCCTGCAAGCTCCTCCCTGATGGGCGGACCCTCATTGTTGGAGGTGAGGCCAGCACGTTGTCAATCTGGGACTTGGCCACACCTACTCCCCGCATCAAGGCAGAGTTGACGTCTTCTGCCCCGGCCTGCTATGCTCTGGCCATCTCCCCTGACAACAAGGTCTGCTTCTCCTGCTGCAGCGACGGAAACATTGTAGTCTGGGACCTGCACAACCAGACCCTGGTCAG GCAGTTCCAGGGTCACACTGACGGGGCCAGCTGTATTGACATCTCCAACGATGGGACCAAACTGTGGACGGGGGGGCTGGACAACACAGTACGCTGCTGGGACCTGAGAGAGGGACGACAGCTGCAGCAGCACGACTTCACCTCACAG ATCTTCTCTCTGGGCTACTGTCCTACAGGAGAGTGGCTGGCAGTCGGCATGGAGAGCAGTAATGTAGAAGTGCTGCACGTCTCCAAACCAGACAAGTATCAGCTGCACCTCCACGAGAGCTGTGTGCTCTCACTCAAGTTCGCCTACTGTG GTAAATGGTTTGTGAGCACAGGCAAAGATAACCTCCTGAACGCATGGCGGACACCCTATGGATCAAGCATATTCCAG TCAAAGGAGTCGTCTTCGGTGCTCAGCTGTGACATCTCCCCCGATGACCAGTTCATTGTGACGGGCTCCGGTGACAAGAAGGCCACTGTGTACGAAGTTATCTACTGA
- the LOC118389989 gene encoding transducin-like enhancer protein 1 isoform X2 codes for MFPQNRPPAPLQPPPGSSGSAAAASGTPQALKLTYPETLDRIKEEFQFLQTQYHSLKMECEKLATEKTEIQRHYVMYYEMSYGLNIEMHKQTEIAKRLNVICAQLIPFLSQEHQQQVVQAMERAKQQQLQAQHLSQHVAQGLQGLQGLQMGPHPGGLPHPGLALGGGSGLLALSGALGAQLAAKEGHERAHMEAAAAAASTEHHRGWLRGRGAMLSIMDVDREAGPSSMSNGDKGRSADYLSNGKKRKADEKEFMTDYGSDADKSDDNLVVDEDPSSPRSVHSYSSRENGLDKLPPSRKDALPQASPASLASSSSQASPSRSKDREPPREKSSTPGMKPGTPHSSQDSSTPGPSAPPQFRPLPGKPGVDPLALGLRNPLAVQGAYPPGAFGLPPPGVNGELAGAAAAYGAGLHLVSPQMNGSVAAVAAGYGRSAVVGYESPHPHMRVPGLPASLQSAASGKPAYSFHVSADGQMQPVPFPPDALLGPGIPRHARQIHTLNHGEVVCAVTISTSTRHVYTGGKGCVKVWDISQPGSKSAMAQLDCLNRDNYIRSCKLLPDGRTLIVGGEASTLSIWDLATPTPRIKAELTSSAPACYALAISPDNKVCFSCCSDGNIVVWDLHNQTLVRQFQGHTDGASCIDISNDGTKLWTGGLDNTVRCWDLREGRQLQQHDFTSQIFSLGYCPTGEWLAVGMESSNVEVLHVSKPDKYQLHLHESCVLSLKFAYCGKWFVSTGKDNLLNAWRTPYGSSIFQSKESSSVLSCDISPDDQFIVTGSGDKKATVYEVIY; via the exons GCACCTCTACAGCCACCCCCTGGGTCCTCGGGGTCGGCAGCTGCAGCTTCGGGAACACCCCAGGCCCTGAAGCTCACATACCCAGAGACCCTGGACCGCATCAAGGAGGAGTTCCAGTTCCTCCAGACCCAGTACCACAG CCTGAAAATGGAGTGTGAGAAACTGGCCACAGAGAAGACTGAGATCCAGAGACACTACGTCATG TATTACGAGATGTCCTACGGCCTTAATATTGAAATGCACAAACAG ACAGAGATCGCCAAGCGGCTGAACGTGATCTGTGCCCAGCTCATCCCTTTCCTGTCACAGGAG CACCAACAACAGGTGGTCCAGGCCATGGAGCGCGCCAAGCAG caaCAGCTGCAGGCGCAGCACCTCTCTCAGCACGTGGCCCAGGGCCTGCAGGGCCTGCAGGGCCTGCAAATGGGGCCACACCCTGGGGGCCTCCCTCACCCTGGCCTGGCGCTGGGCGGTGGGTCTGGCCTACTGGCCCTGTCCGGTGCCCTGGGGGCCCAGCTGGCTGCCAAAGAGGGCCATGAGAGGGCCCACATGGAGGCTGCTGCGGCTGCAGCCTCCACAGAGCACCACAGA GGCTGGCTGCGGGGACGCGGGGCGATGCTGTCCATCATGGACGTAGACCGCGAGGCTGGACCG AGCTCTATGTCCAACGGGGATAAGGGCCGTTCAGCAGACTACCTCAGCAATGGGAAGAAGAGGAAAGCTGACGAGAAGGAGTTCATGACAGATTAT GGCAGCGATGCGGATAAGAGTGATGATAATttggtggtggatgag GACCCCTCATCCCCCCGCAGTGTGCACTCCTACTCGTCCAGAGAAAACGGCCTGGACAAACTGCCCCCCTCCCGGAAAGACGCCCTTCCCCAGGCCAGCCCCGCCTCCCTGGCCTCCTCCAGCAGCCAAGCCTCGCCCTCCCGCAGCAAGGACCGGGAGCCGCCG AGGGAGAAGTCCAGTACCCCAGGTATGAAGCCAGGCACCCCCCACAGTTCCCAGGACTCCTCCACCCCCGGCCCCAGTGCCCCCCCACAGTTCCGCCCCCTCCCTGGCAAACCTGGCGTTGACCCTCTGG CTCTAGGTCTGAGGAACCCTCTGGCGGTGCAGGGGGCGTACCCCCCCGGGGCGTTTGGCCTGCCCCCTCCAGGGGTGAATGGGGAACTGGCGGGGGCAGCAGCAGCCTACGGGGCTGGGCTCCACCTGGTCTCCCCCCAGATGAATGGCTCTGTAGCCGCAGTAGCAGCTGGATACGGACGATCAGCAGTG GTGGGTTATGAGTCTCCTCACCCCCACATGAGGGTCCCAGGGTTACCCGCCAGCCTGCAGTCTGCTGCCTCAGGAAAGCC tgcttactctttCCACGTCAGTGCGGATGGACAGATGCAGCCAGTTCCTTTCCCTCCGGATGCTCTGCTGGGCCCGGGCATCCCACGACATGCCCGTCAGATCCACACTCTGAACCACGGAGAGGTGGTGTGTGCCGTCACCATCAGCACCTCCACACGCCACGTCTACACCGGCGGCAAGGGCTGTGTCAAGGTGTGGGACATCAGCCAGCCTGGCAGCAAGAGTGCCATGGCCCAGCTCGACTGTCTG AATAGGGATAACTACATCCGTTCCTGCAAGCTCCTCCCTGATGGGCGGACCCTCATTGTTGGAGGTGAGGCCAGCACGTTGTCAATCTGGGACTTGGCCACACCTACTCCCCGCATCAAGGCAGAGTTGACGTCTTCTGCCCCGGCCTGCTATGCTCTGGCCATCTCCCCTGACAACAAGGTCTGCTTCTCCTGCTGCAGCGACGGAAACATTGTAGTCTGGGACCTGCACAACCAGACCCTGGTCAG GCAGTTCCAGGGTCACACTGACGGGGCCAGCTGTATTGACATCTCCAACGATGGGACCAAACTGTGGACGGGGGGGCTGGACAACACAGTACGCTGCTGGGACCTGAGAGAGGGACGACAGCTGCAGCAGCACGACTTCACCTCACAG ATCTTCTCTCTGGGCTACTGTCCTACAGGAGAGTGGCTGGCAGTCGGCATGGAGAGCAGTAATGTAGAAGTGCTGCACGTCTCCAAACCAGACAAGTATCAGCTGCACCTCCACGAGAGCTGTGTGCTCTCACTCAAGTTCGCCTACTGTG GTAAATGGTTTGTGAGCACAGGCAAAGATAACCTCCTGAACGCATGGCGGACACCCTATGGATCAAGCATATTCCAG TCAAAGGAGTCGTCTTCGGTGCTCAGCTGTGACATCTCCCCCGATGACCAGTTCATTGTGACGGGCTCCGGTGACAAGAAGGCCACTGTGTACGAAGTTATCTACTGA
- the LOC118389989 gene encoding transducin-like enhancer protein 1 isoform X1, whose product MFPQNRPPAPLQPPPGSSGSAAAASGTPQALKLTYPETLDRIKEEFQFLQTQYHSLKMECEKLATEKTEIQRHYVMYYEMSYGLNIEMHKQTEIAKRLNVICAQLIPFLSQEHQQQVVQAMERAKQVTMGELNASIGQQLQAQHLSQHVAQGLQGLQGLQMGPHPGGLPHPGLALGGGSGLLALSGALGAQLAAKEGHERAHMEAAAAAASTEHHRGWLRGRGAMLSIMDVDREAGPSSMSNGDKGRSADYLSNGKKRKADEKEFMTDYGSDADKSDDNLVVDEDPSSPRSVHSYSSRENGLDKLPPSRKDALPQASPASLASSSSQASPSRSKDREPPREKSSTPGMKPGTPHSSQDSSTPGPSAPPQFRPLPGKPGVDPLALGLRNPLAVQGAYPPGAFGLPPPGVNGELAGAAAAYGAGLHLVSPQMNGSVAAVAAGYGRSAVVGYESPHPHMRVPGLPASLQSAASGKPAYSFHVSADGQMQPVPFPPDALLGPGIPRHARQIHTLNHGEVVCAVTISTSTRHVYTGGKGCVKVWDISQPGSKSAMAQLDCLNRDNYIRSCKLLPDGRTLIVGGEASTLSIWDLATPTPRIKAELTSSAPACYALAISPDNKVCFSCCSDGNIVVWDLHNQTLVRQFQGHTDGASCIDISNDGTKLWTGGLDNTVRCWDLREGRQLQQHDFTSQIFSLGYCPTGEWLAVGMESSNVEVLHVSKPDKYQLHLHESCVLSLKFAYCGKWFVSTGKDNLLNAWRTPYGSSIFQSKESSSVLSCDISPDDQFIVTGSGDKKATVYEVIY is encoded by the exons GCACCTCTACAGCCACCCCCTGGGTCCTCGGGGTCGGCAGCTGCAGCTTCGGGAACACCCCAGGCCCTGAAGCTCACATACCCAGAGACCCTGGACCGCATCAAGGAGGAGTTCCAGTTCCTCCAGACCCAGTACCACAG CCTGAAAATGGAGTGTGAGAAACTGGCCACAGAGAAGACTGAGATCCAGAGACACTACGTCATG TATTACGAGATGTCCTACGGCCTTAATATTGAAATGCACAAACAG ACAGAGATCGCCAAGCGGCTGAACGTGATCTGTGCCCAGCTCATCCCTTTCCTGTCACAGGAG CACCAACAACAGGTGGTCCAGGCCATGGAGCGCGCCAAGCAGGTGACTATGGGGGAGTTAAATGCGTCTATAGGG caaCAGCTGCAGGCGCAGCACCTCTCTCAGCACGTGGCCCAGGGCCTGCAGGGCCTGCAGGGCCTGCAAATGGGGCCACACCCTGGGGGCCTCCCTCACCCTGGCCTGGCGCTGGGCGGTGGGTCTGGCCTACTGGCCCTGTCCGGTGCCCTGGGGGCCCAGCTGGCTGCCAAAGAGGGCCATGAGAGGGCCCACATGGAGGCTGCTGCGGCTGCAGCCTCCACAGAGCACCACAGA GGCTGGCTGCGGGGACGCGGGGCGATGCTGTCCATCATGGACGTAGACCGCGAGGCTGGACCG AGCTCTATGTCCAACGGGGATAAGGGCCGTTCAGCAGACTACCTCAGCAATGGGAAGAAGAGGAAAGCTGACGAGAAGGAGTTCATGACAGATTAT GGCAGCGATGCGGATAAGAGTGATGATAATttggtggtggatgag GACCCCTCATCCCCCCGCAGTGTGCACTCCTACTCGTCCAGAGAAAACGGCCTGGACAAACTGCCCCCCTCCCGGAAAGACGCCCTTCCCCAGGCCAGCCCCGCCTCCCTGGCCTCCTCCAGCAGCCAAGCCTCGCCCTCCCGCAGCAAGGACCGGGAGCCGCCG AGGGAGAAGTCCAGTACCCCAGGTATGAAGCCAGGCACCCCCCACAGTTCCCAGGACTCCTCCACCCCCGGCCCCAGTGCCCCCCCACAGTTCCGCCCCCTCCCTGGCAAACCTGGCGTTGACCCTCTGG CTCTAGGTCTGAGGAACCCTCTGGCGGTGCAGGGGGCGTACCCCCCCGGGGCGTTTGGCCTGCCCCCTCCAGGGGTGAATGGGGAACTGGCGGGGGCAGCAGCAGCCTACGGGGCTGGGCTCCACCTGGTCTCCCCCCAGATGAATGGCTCTGTAGCCGCAGTAGCAGCTGGATACGGACGATCAGCAGTG GTGGGTTATGAGTCTCCTCACCCCCACATGAGGGTCCCAGGGTTACCCGCCAGCCTGCAGTCTGCTGCCTCAGGAAAGCC tgcttactctttCCACGTCAGTGCGGATGGACAGATGCAGCCAGTTCCTTTCCCTCCGGATGCTCTGCTGGGCCCGGGCATCCCACGACATGCCCGTCAGATCCACACTCTGAACCACGGAGAGGTGGTGTGTGCCGTCACCATCAGCACCTCCACACGCCACGTCTACACCGGCGGCAAGGGCTGTGTCAAGGTGTGGGACATCAGCCAGCCTGGCAGCAAGAGTGCCATGGCCCAGCTCGACTGTCTG AATAGGGATAACTACATCCGTTCCTGCAAGCTCCTCCCTGATGGGCGGACCCTCATTGTTGGAGGTGAGGCCAGCACGTTGTCAATCTGGGACTTGGCCACACCTACTCCCCGCATCAAGGCAGAGTTGACGTCTTCTGCCCCGGCCTGCTATGCTCTGGCCATCTCCCCTGACAACAAGGTCTGCTTCTCCTGCTGCAGCGACGGAAACATTGTAGTCTGGGACCTGCACAACCAGACCCTGGTCAG GCAGTTCCAGGGTCACACTGACGGGGCCAGCTGTATTGACATCTCCAACGATGGGACCAAACTGTGGACGGGGGGGCTGGACAACACAGTACGCTGCTGGGACCTGAGAGAGGGACGACAGCTGCAGCAGCACGACTTCACCTCACAG ATCTTCTCTCTGGGCTACTGTCCTACAGGAGAGTGGCTGGCAGTCGGCATGGAGAGCAGTAATGTAGAAGTGCTGCACGTCTCCAAACCAGACAAGTATCAGCTGCACCTCCACGAGAGCTGTGTGCTCTCACTCAAGTTCGCCTACTGTG GTAAATGGTTTGTGAGCACAGGCAAAGATAACCTCCTGAACGCATGGCGGACACCCTATGGATCAAGCATATTCCAG TCAAAGGAGTCGTCTTCGGTGCTCAGCTGTGACATCTCCCCCGATGACCAGTTCATTGTGACGGGCTCCGGTGACAAGAAGGCCACTGTGTACGAAGTTATCTACTGA